In Bifidobacterium sp. ESL0775, the following are encoded in one genomic region:
- the rpsS gene encoding 30S ribosomal protein S19 yields MSRSIKKGPFVDAHLQKKVDEQNEKGTKNVIKTWSRRSMITPDFIGHTFAVHDGRKHVPVFVTEAMVGHKLGEFAPTKTFRGHVHDDKKARR; encoded by the coding sequence ATGTCACGTAGCATCAAGAAGGGCCCCTTCGTCGACGCCCATTTACAGAAGAAAGTCGACGAACAGAACGAGAAGGGCACGAAGAACGTCATCAAGACGTGGTCGCGCCGTTCGATGATCACCCCGGACTTCATCGGTCACACGTTCGCCGTGCACGATGGTCGCAAGCATGTCCCGGTCTTCGTGACCGAAGCCATGGTCGGCCACAAGCTCGGTGAATTCGCCCCGACGAAGACCTTCCGTGGTCACGTTCATGACGACAAAAAAGC